Within the Populus trichocarpa isolate Nisqually-1 chromosome 14, P.trichocarpa_v4.1, whole genome shotgun sequence genome, the region tttaattaaaatgcactgtaaaaaatatttaatataatattttaattgtaaaaaaatattttttaattgttattcaatttttttatgattcttaaataatattttggtttttatgataatgttaacatttgttttttaattattatacgTCTAATAtgtcaagaaatttttttttctcaaagaaGTGGGTCCTTGAATGAGAAGGACACGTCGACGTTACTCCACCAGTTGATTGAAATAAAGGCAAGGTGCACAAGATGAAAGCGTAGTTTGCGTAACAGGCAAACACTACCATAATAATACCCCTTATATGTTTACTAATCCACCCTTGGTTTCCCAACCTTTCAAAACCCTAGTCTTCCAAGCTGCTCCGATCATCAAATTCATCGAAAGGTAAGAACTCTGCatattttccttaaaaacaGAATGATAAAACTCGTTGTCTGGTCAGGCTTTCAGAAATTTCATcagtttcttgttgttttgatcACATTTTGACGATTGTTGAATTGAACTTGACTATTTTAGGGGGAAAAATGAGTAGCCGAGCGAGCAGGACTCTCTATGTTGGAAATCTGCCTGGCGATATTCGCGAGAGAGAAGTCGAAGATCTATTCTACAAGGTAATTCAATTTTCCtctttgttgtttcttggaAATTCGAATATATATCATAGCTTCTGATTTTCACTGTTTGGAATGAAAGAAATTATCGAACTTGGTTTTCTAGGAAATTTTTGTTAGGGTTTTCGAACAAATGCACAAAAGTACTCCTATCTTTGACAATAATGGCTGATGAATACAGTCGAGAagcttgtacttttttttttttttttcctgttcttgCAGTCTTATAACGATTTTCCTTTCGTTGCAGTATGGACCTATTGCTCACATTGATTTGAAGATCCCACCAAGACCCCCTGGTTATGCCTTTGTTGAGGTGAGTTTTGGGAATGTGCTTTCTACGTTCTTTTCATTTGTACTTGGTTTTCAACtttccttcaaaaaaaatttcacagtTTGAAGAGGCACGAGATGCTGAGGATGCAATTCGTGGTCGTGATGGCTATGATTTTGATGGGCATCGTTTAAGGGTtagctatttatttatttcttgtaattattttaGCTGCCGGCTAGGTGTTAGTTGTGAGTTGAGACTCGTGCATCTTATGATCTCACACCTATCATATAGGTGGAACTTGCACATGGTGGGCGTGGACATTCATCCTCAGATCGTCATAGTAGCTATAGTGGTAGTGGTGGTCGTGGGCGTGGGGGAGTATCCAGGCGCTCTGAATATCGTGGTGTGTGGTACATATAATGCATTTTATACCATGCTACATGTTATAAAAGGGATAAGTAAACTAGTTAGCTCATCATGTCTTTAATTTGAGGCTTGCTTCACCATGCAGTTGTAGTCACTGGGTTACCATCTTCTGCTTCATGGCAAGACCTTAAGGTGGGCCCAAATTCCTTTCTCTTTAAATCAACACTTGGCAATATTCCTTCCATGGCCGCACCTACTTCCCTTTCCATCTGCATGTATTGAAGTTAGGATGGTGTCATTTCCTAGTGTTGTTTCTTACTTAGGGTTAACTTTGATGTCTCATATAATTTTTAGGATCACATGCGCCGGGCAGGAGATGTCTGTTTCTCCCAAGTGTTCCGTGATGGTAGTGGTAAGATACTTAAGACATTTGAGTCTCTGCTTCTATCTGTGGTACTGATATACTGCCAGTATTCATGatattcttgttttaatttgcttggAATGGCTCCTGTGTAGCTAGCATATTTGCTATGTTTTTTCCACTCGATACAGATTTTACgtactttgttttcttttgttctttttaatttatatttttaattttgagaaaatgaACTGGAGTTTGTAATGAAGATTAGGACATTTAAAATAGTTTGCTTTGGGGCTGTCACTGAAATTATTGATGCTAGGGCTGTCACTGTGCTGGATTATAAAAATCCAATATGTTTCCAGATTAATTGGTTGGATAGTGTGCTGCAGAGAAGTTTTGATCTGGTTATCCCATTCTAATTTGAAACCAGCAatccatttattaaaaaatcaggCATACATTTATAGTAATCTGATTGGATACACGAAAAATCTATTGGATGACCAAATTCTTTAGGATTTAGATGTAGACTAAAATATCAAGTATTAACTGGATTATATTGAATTAGATTCAGTAATTCCTTTACCAGTTTGAACTTATAGTACACCTTGGTTCTGTCCAAATCTTTTGACTTAAACGTGAtggtgtttattttaattgctctaAACTGTTGTTTACTGGACTTGGTTTTAGAGAAGAGTGAGTAATGCTGGATTAATGTTTTGCACGTTGTTGTGTTATCGTTGCTTTTAGGCACTACAGGAATTGTAGATTACACGAACTATGAAGACATGAAATATGCAGTGAGTTATCTCTCTGATTTTGCATTGACAGTTTGAATAATCTCTGAACTTTCCCAACAGGTTCgatgtttttatcatttcagattctttggtttgttttccTCTGCAGATTAAGAAGCTTGATGACTCTGAGTTTCGAAATGCATTTTCTCGGGCATATGTTCGTGTATGGTTCAAATTCCTCTTCCTCTATTCACACATGCATGCATACATGTTGTGTTACTCATATTTCACATTTTACTTGCAGGTGAGGGAATATGATTCCAAACGGGACTCATCTAGGAGCCCTAGTCGTGGTCGATCTCATTCTAGAGGCCGCAGTGATAGCCGCGGTCGAAGTTTAAGTCAGAGCAGGAGCCGAAGGTTTGTGTGTAACAATTGTCTTGGTGATAAGTTGGTGTGTAGTTGTTTCTCAACCTTGACATTGTTATGCAGCAAGTCTCCTAAAAACAAATCTACACGTCGATCACCTGCAAGGTCTCGATCGAGGTCTGTTTCTCGCTCTGGGTCAAGGGCACGCTCTCTATCAAGgtattaattcttttttgctTAATTGTTGAGGTTCTGATTTGTACTTTTAtgttttaacatgcattttattttttggtgtgtGTATGAGAGGGGGAGAGCAATACACAAGAAGATGCGCTTTACTCTTTGTGGCTTCGAAAGCTTCCGATTTGTGATGGAGTTATTCCATGTTTGCATTAAATTAACTATGTTTTACAAAGTGGTCGCTTGCACTTATTCTATTGGTCTTGCCACCTGACCTTGCCCGTGTAGCTTTTTTGCTTCAACTTTCAaagtcaaataatatatatatatacataccaGCAGCATAACAAAGTTGTGCCTTGCAGCTACAACAAGTTCACAATTACTAATGCTATGATAATTTTACCCGTAGGTTATTTTTATACGTCGAATTGTGGGTCTCAGTTGTAGAAATGTGCTTGAGAGgggatttgattttgaatttaaaaagtattgtcttgggattcatttttctttctgcaATTGTCTGAAACCTTTTTCACTTTAATGATTTGTTTCATTGAGTGGATGGGGTAATTGGAAAACAATTCGGATTTTCAAACCATctttagcttctttctttttactgTATGAAAATTGCCTTCTTTGATATATTGCAGTGACATGGGGATTGGATATTAGGATCTTGATGGGATATGGTTCAGTTGTAGAGGTATGCTGTTTTTCAGATGGCAGCTTTGGAAACCTTCATAGTGTCACTGTTCTAATGTATTTAGCATCATAATGTCCATGGGTGCTAGACTGGGAACAAAGGAGATTATGCATTGCAATAATAAGGCTGGATATCAGTGAACTAACTGCCAGTGGATCTGGAAGTCTGGTCAACATTGAGCGGTAGAAACTGTCATTATCTTTTTCTACTCCAACTATTGCCAAGCTATTAGGACCTTCTGGCTGGACTCGTTGTGGGATTTTCCTGTACAGCAGGGAAGCATGCCTCTGTACTGTCAGATGGTGTCTTCAAACACATTATAGTTCTTTAAT harbors:
- the LOC7462688 gene encoding serine/arginine-rich-splicing factor SR34 isoform X2, with the protein product MSSRASRTLYVGNLPGDIREREVEDLFYKYGPIAHIDLKIPPRPPGYAFVEFEEARDAEDAIRGRDGYDFDGHRLRVELAHGGRGHSSSDRHSSYSGSGGRGRGGVSRRSEYRVVVTGLPSSASWQDLKDHMRRAGDVCFSQVFRDGSGTTGIVDYTNYEDMKYAIKKLDDSEFRNAFSRAYVRVREYDSKRDSSRSPSRGRSHSRGRSDSRGRSLSQSRSRSKSPKNKSTRRSPARSRSRSVSRSGSRARSLSRSRSRSRSPLPSKRTSKSPKKHSVSRSPRDSRSRSRSKSLSR
- the LOC7462688 gene encoding serine/arginine-rich-splicing factor SR34 isoform X1, coding for MSSRASRTLYVGNLPGDIREREVEDLFYKYGPIAHIDLKIPPRPPGYAFVEFEEARDAEDAIRGRDGYDFDGHRLRVELAHGGRGHSSSDRHSSYSGSGGRGRGGVSRRSEYRVVVTGLPSSASWQDLKDHMRRAGDVCFSQVFRDGSGTTGIVDYTNYEDMKYAIKKLDDSEFRNAFSRAYVRVREYDSKRDSSRSPSRGRSHSRGRSDSRGRSLSQSRSRSKSPKNKSTRRSPARSRSRSVSRSGSRARSLSRSRSRSRSPLPSKRTSKSPKKHSVSRSPRDSRSRSRSKSLSRSHSRLLIYS